From a single Eubalaena glacialis isolate mEubGla1 chromosome 15, mEubGla1.1.hap2.+ XY, whole genome shotgun sequence genomic region:
- the RIOK3 gene encoding serine/threonine-protein kinase RIO3 isoform X2 codes for MDLVGVASPEPGPAAAWGPSKCPWATPQNTISCSLSDVMSEQLAKELQLEEEAAAFPEVAVAEGPFITGENIDTSSDLMLAQMLQMEFDREYDAQLRREEKKFNGDSKVSISFENYRKVHPYEDSDSSEDEVDWQDTRDDPYRPAKPVPTPKKGFIGKGKDITTKHDEVVCGRKNTARMENFAPGFQVGDGIGMDLKLSNHVFNALKQHAYSEARRSARLHEKKEHSTAEKAVDAKTRLLMYKMVNCGILETITGCISTGKESVVFHAYGGSMEDEKEDSKVIPTECAIKVFKTTLNEFKNRDKYIKDDFRFKDRFSKLNPRKIIRMWAEKEMHNLTRMQRAGIPCPTVVLLKKHILVMSFIGHDQVPAPKLKEVKLSSEEMKEAYYQTLHLMQQLYNECKLVHADLSEYNVLWHAGKVWLIDVSQSVEPTHPHGLEFLFRDCRNVSQFFQKGGVKEALSERELFNAVSGLNISADNEADFLAEA; via the exons ATGGATCTGGTCGGAGTGGCATCCCCTGAGCCCGGGCCGGCAGCGGCCTGGGGACCCAGCAAA tgtccATGGGCTACCCCTCAAAATACAATATCTTGTTCTTTGTCTGATGTAATGAGTGAACAGTTGGCTAAAGAATTGCAGCTGGAAGAAGAAGCTGCCGCTTTTCCTGAAGTTGC CGTTGCTGAAGGACCATTTATTACTGGAGAAAACATTGACACTTCCAGCGACCTAATGCTGGCTCAGATGCTACAGATGGAATTTGACAGAGAATATGATGCACAGCTTAGgcgtgaagaaaaaaaattcaatggagATAGCAAAG tttccatttcctttgaaAATTATCGAAAAGTACATCCTTATGAAGACAGTGATAGCTCTGAAGATGAGGTTGACTGGCAGGATACTCGTGATGATCCCTACAGACCAG CAAAACCAGTTCCTACTCCCAAAAAGGGTTttattggaaaaggaaaagacatcACCACCAAACATGATGAAGTAGTATGTGGGAGAAAGAATACAGCCAGAATGGAAAAT TTTGCACCTGGGTTTCAGGTAGGAGATGGAATTGGAATGGATTTAAAACTATCAAACCATGTTTTCAATGCTTTAAAACAACATGCCTACTCAGAAGCACGTCGAAGTGCCCGCCTCCATGAGAAAAAGGAGCATTCTACTGCA GAAAAAGCAGTTGATGCTAAGACACGTTTACTTATGTATAAAATGGTCAACTGTGGAATATTGGAGACAATCACTGGCTGTATTAGTACAGGAAAGGAATCTGTTGTCTTTCATGCATACGGAGGGAG CATGGAGGATGAAAAGGAAGATAGTAAAGTTATACCTACAGAATGTGCCATCAAGGTATTTAAAACAACCCTTAATGAGTTTAAGAATCGTGACAAATATATTAAAGATGATTTCAGGTTTAAAGATCGCTTCAGTAAACTAAATCCACGTAAGATCATCCGCATGTgggcagaaaaagaaatgcacaatCTCACAAG AATGCAGAGAGCTGGAATTCCTTGTCCAACAGTTGTGCTACTAAAGAAACACATTCTGGTTATGTCTTTTATTGGCCATGATCAAGTTCCAGCCCCTAAATTGAAAGAAGTAAAGCTCAGcagtgaagaaatgaaagaagcctACTATCAAACTCTTCAT TTGATGCAGCAGTTATATAATGAATGTAAGCTCGTACATGCCGACCTCAGTGAGTACAACGTGCTGTGGCATGCTGGGAAG GTCTGGTTGATCGACGTCAGTCAGTCTGTAGAACCAACCCATCCTCATGGCCTGGAGTTCTTGTTCCGTGACTGTAGGAATGTCTCACAG TTTTTCCAGAAAGGAGGCGTAAAGGAAGCCCTTAGTGAACGAGAACTCTTCAATGCCGTTTCAGGCTTAAACATCTCAGCAGATAATGAAGCTGATTTCTT
- the RIOK3 gene encoding serine/threonine-protein kinase RIO3 isoform X1 gives MDLVGVASPEPGPAAAWGPSKCPWATPQNTISCSLSDVMSEQLAKELQLEEEAAAFPEVAVAEGPFITGENIDTSSDLMLAQMLQMEFDREYDAQLRREEKKFNGDSKVSISFENYRKVHPYEDSDSSEDEVDWQDTRDDPYRPAKPVPTPKKGFIGKGKDITTKHDEVVCGRKNTARMENFAPGFQVGDGIGMDLKLSNHVFNALKQHAYSEARRSARLHEKKEHSTAEKAVDAKTRLLMYKMVNCGILETITGCISTGKESVVFHAYGGSMEDEKEDSKVIPTECAIKVFKTTLNEFKNRDKYIKDDFRFKDRFSKLNPRKIIRMWAEKEMHNLTRMQRAGIPCPTVVLLKKHILVMSFIGHDQVPAPKLKEVKLSSEEMKEAYYQTLHLMQQLYNECKLVHADLSEYNVLWHAGKVWLIDVSQSVEPTHPHGLEFLFRDCRNVSQFFQKGGVKEALSERELFNAVSGLNISADNEADFLAEIEALEKMNEDHVQKNGRKAASFLKDDGGPPVLYDE, from the exons ATGGATCTGGTCGGAGTGGCATCCCCTGAGCCCGGGCCGGCAGCGGCCTGGGGACCCAGCAAA tgtccATGGGCTACCCCTCAAAATACAATATCTTGTTCTTTGTCTGATGTAATGAGTGAACAGTTGGCTAAAGAATTGCAGCTGGAAGAAGAAGCTGCCGCTTTTCCTGAAGTTGC CGTTGCTGAAGGACCATTTATTACTGGAGAAAACATTGACACTTCCAGCGACCTAATGCTGGCTCAGATGCTACAGATGGAATTTGACAGAGAATATGATGCACAGCTTAGgcgtgaagaaaaaaaattcaatggagATAGCAAAG tttccatttcctttgaaAATTATCGAAAAGTACATCCTTATGAAGACAGTGATAGCTCTGAAGATGAGGTTGACTGGCAGGATACTCGTGATGATCCCTACAGACCAG CAAAACCAGTTCCTACTCCCAAAAAGGGTTttattggaaaaggaaaagacatcACCACCAAACATGATGAAGTAGTATGTGGGAGAAAGAATACAGCCAGAATGGAAAAT TTTGCACCTGGGTTTCAGGTAGGAGATGGAATTGGAATGGATTTAAAACTATCAAACCATGTTTTCAATGCTTTAAAACAACATGCCTACTCAGAAGCACGTCGAAGTGCCCGCCTCCATGAGAAAAAGGAGCATTCTACTGCA GAAAAAGCAGTTGATGCTAAGACACGTTTACTTATGTATAAAATGGTCAACTGTGGAATATTGGAGACAATCACTGGCTGTATTAGTACAGGAAAGGAATCTGTTGTCTTTCATGCATACGGAGGGAG CATGGAGGATGAAAAGGAAGATAGTAAAGTTATACCTACAGAATGTGCCATCAAGGTATTTAAAACAACCCTTAATGAGTTTAAGAATCGTGACAAATATATTAAAGATGATTTCAGGTTTAAAGATCGCTTCAGTAAACTAAATCCACGTAAGATCATCCGCATGTgggcagaaaaagaaatgcacaatCTCACAAG AATGCAGAGAGCTGGAATTCCTTGTCCAACAGTTGTGCTACTAAAGAAACACATTCTGGTTATGTCTTTTATTGGCCATGATCAAGTTCCAGCCCCTAAATTGAAAGAAGTAAAGCTCAGcagtgaagaaatgaaagaagcctACTATCAAACTCTTCAT TTGATGCAGCAGTTATATAATGAATGTAAGCTCGTACATGCCGACCTCAGTGAGTACAACGTGCTGTGGCATGCTGGGAAG GTCTGGTTGATCGACGTCAGTCAGTCTGTAGAACCAACCCATCCTCATGGCCTGGAGTTCTTGTTCCGTGACTGTAGGAATGTCTCACAG TTTTTCCAGAAAGGAGGCGTAAAGGAAGCCCTTAGTGAACGAGAACTCTTCAATGCCGTTTCAGGCTTAAACATCTCAGCAGATAATGAAGCTGATTTCTT